AACGTTGTTGCTTTTGGAGgactaaaaattatagtttccttaaggaaAATGATCAAAGTGAAGCAAAGtttggaagaaggaagaaacccAAAAACGCTTGATACTTGAGGgagtaaaaacatatttaaccatttattGGTACCACCCAAATGGTTGTAGACTGAACAAAGACTACATCAAACCGAacataatagaaaatttaataagtaaaaagaaagaaaaagatattgaGAATCAAATCACTTTAGAATTATTAATACTTAATCGATCAAGTAGAAACGACGTGGACAAAACTCAAACTAAAGAACTGAAGTAAAGCCAAGCCAAGAATGAAGCAAAGTTGTGTATCATCATCTGATACTCAGGCACAACTTCTAGATTGATATCATCAATGGTTAATGTTCATCAATATTATGTACAAGAATGctatatataattctttataatgataataataaaaatttgaaaacttacATTATGTATTATTGACAGTGTACTGTATGGCCACCCGATCAGCCAAGGACCGGCCGGTCGACCATCCAATAAGGAAATGACCGATCGGTCTAGAACGatcattaattgataattattttaagcaataataactattaatgcataaaagagaataatagtcgtttattgaaaattaatagaaataatattgGTAATTAATGGGTCAAACGAAACAATAAGTTTATtattagtgttgtcaaaatgagttGCAACCCGCGAGCCAACCCGGATCACCAtaggtttgagccgggttgggtttgaaaaaaatgtaattaatttatgCGGGCTAGTTTTCAACTCGGCTCAGTTAGAACCCGGCTcaccgggttgaacccgtggtgagctgGGTTAgatcaccaacccacctaatttaatttaattatttgttattttgtatttcaatattattagttagcattttttttattatattgtagatggtgataaagaagatgtttcaagagagaaaatattatagatttatttattcaagagtctaatattataaatggacaagtgatacaaaaattatcaatattaaaaacttatttgttcgtttttgtacatgtttttggattacgctttgtatgatatttttttaattttgaattatttttggagtttaacatcattttagagtgacgtttatttagatttcaattaaaaaaattgcaatttttttattttaaaaaaaaatataattaaatgagctagtGATCCAACCCGGTTAACCCACCAACTCGTGGTGGGTCGAGctgggttcaaattttttcagttcgctaataaatgagccgggttgggttggctcactaagtgaccaacctaTGGTGGACTAGTTCGGGTCGAGCCGGgttacccattttgacaactctatttgttataagtttataaatatatgtttgaatGGGATACTAGGTAATTTTAACTCTAATTACTAATCTTTATTATAAGATAGATTATTACGCAAAGTTACTGACTTGAGCggtcggagtgcctttgacaggtaccctCCCACACGACTTGtacaagaaagagagaaaataaaccACGAAACTTTAATGATGGAGGACTCTCAAACAACTTATGAGTATTTTGAGTAAAAGATCTCGACCCATACCCGAAACAGACAACATGGATATTTGAACAATTAATGAATTGACGACACAATTGTAGctaaaattacaaagaaaatgaagtgGAGAAAAACAAGAATCAGTGTAGAGAAGAGACAACAGAATCATCTTATCCATATCCTCTCTTTCTTCTATCAGAATGCTATTTATACCACCTTTTTGTCATTCAAACCCTAGTAACCTATGTATTCTTCCTTTCATACTCTCTTATAGTGCTGATTAACCACATGTTTTTATTCTATGCTTTACTCCTGTCCCTCCATGATGGCAATGCTCTAGCTAGGACAAGCCAAATCTAGAAGCAAATCAAGCCGTAAGTTCATGGATGAAGATTGCAAAATTTGGTGGTTGTGAAAGGTGTTGATAGCTCATGGTTTTGGTGGGTTGTATAATGATGGAAGATGTATTTAAGGATTCTCTAAGaaaggttgggccaactctttgaggaaggtggctagaggaggccacttgggttgctctagcctagggtgacgttaaaagagTAGTATGACACAAAAATGGCACCATAACTTTACTCTAAATAAAAGATGATTACATGATGGAGagcacctctatttataggctcaGGTGTCTCAAAAATGGGTAgaaactttaacctaaaagagccaccttggttggcttggagagcaaggagaaatcctctccaataAGAGAGAGACAACTAgcaaaaatcctctcaaatgagagagtgacatgtggcaactacctatggaaaaactctccattcctagagtgacacatggccactaaCTAGGAGGAAAACTCTCCAATAGGAAGCCTCCACATCTCTAGGACAAAATCTTGCTCCCTTGTCCTCCAAACTTAGCCAAAATGTTGACCCCTTGGTCAACACACCCTTTTTGGACATCCAAGCATACTCAACTTTGGGCCTTGGccctttgttgacttgtttGGTCTAAATCCTATTCTACTTGACCTAAAATACAAGGCCTAATTGAATCCTACAGTACTAGGCCcataatacaaagcccaaataaaatctagactacttggcccaaaatacaaagtccaaataaaatctagatTACTTGGCCCAAAATATAAATCTTCATCATGACTTAAGATGGCCCAAGAGAAAGAGTCTAGACCCATCTTCCATAGATTCCTCCAACACTTCATGAATGTGCTAGGTCATGGCAAGGTGTATGTCATCATCCCttccctcttgaaaaggatttgtcctcaaattttcttgttcttttatgACAAAAACCTTTTTCTTGTTGTTGGTTAATTTGTGTATCTTTCCACCAGGATCAAAGATTTATATGCAAGTTTCATCAAACTCAAAACCAATAATTTTATGAGCCACAAACAACATGTATCTAGatgaaagatttaaataaaaccTTATGCTAATTTTAAAAGGATTTACTTGAAAACTTGGAAGGTCTACTCCACAAAATTGTTTGTGTTTACTTTGAGTTAATTTTATCCTAAAAGGTAACATCAACTCAAAGTTTGATTTGGAAAAAATTGAGGAGTTAAAAATAGTGGAAGgtgaaaaagaagttgaaatttcaaaagtaaaaaatggaGTTATGAAAGATGGTTGGATGTATTGAGAAAAGTTCAAGGATTGTAAAACTCCCTTCATCATCTTAGTCTTACCCTTAATTGTGGGAGTGGTAGGGGGCTTTAGtaactcttcctcttcttttatcTCAATctattctttttctctcttttctttctcattcctttcttttatctttttctcttcatactctctttttctttcctcctcttttttctctcttcttacttgctcctctttctctcttttctcatgCTCCTCTTTTTCCCTttgttctttcttccttcttttgtcttcctctcttcttctctttatcTTCCTTAAATCCTTTGgactttttcttgtttttcattaaGAATTCTAAGTTCTTCTTCCAACTTAGCAAGATACTCTTAtctttcaattctttctttttctttgagaAGAGTTTCTTGCCTTTGCCAAATTTTAAGTGACTTTAGatcttttgataaatttttcaAAGTGGGTTTTACATCCTCACTAGAGTCACTTCCAATTTCATAGGAATTAGTCTTAGACATCCTTAAAGGTTTTCAAAAAGATACAATTGACCAAACAAATACTTAAATTTCAAAGAAAGTTCCATAAGAGATTTAAGGAAGCAAAAGACACCCAAGTTCACTTCCAAGAAAAGGAGGTGAATCATAATGGATTTCTTAAATACCAAacctttcctagccaaagtttacCTTAGGCACTATTGAACCATATTTCTCAAAGGAAACTAAAGTTGAAATTAAAGTTGTCACACACTAAGCTAtcacaattaaagaaagcaaataAACTAGCTATGCGACCTAATGATTAACTTAGAAGAACTTTGGTTCCTCCAACCAACCAACTAAAAAGGAAATTTACTAAGAAATAAAGGTTCTTGTTAGGAGATGAGATTGAGTACCAAAGACTCCCCCAAGACACTTAACAAGGCCGTGAgttacaagagaaaaaaaaagaaatataacaaaGCCAAAAATTACAACCAAATCAAAGCTACCTCCCAAGgtgtttctctcctttctttttggCTACCACTCTATACTTCAAGCTCCCTTTGGGTCTCCACCACCTAGAAGGCTACCTGTAAGATATTGGATTACCTCACAAAGAGAACCTACACCACACAAAGTAACCAAAACCGAAATTGTGCAAGAAGAAACAAGgaataaaagcaataaaaaggtCCAAAAACAAGAAAGGCTTTGCAAAAggaatttaattatgaaaaaactaAGAAATCCAAGAAGACAAGCAAGAAATTAAAGGTTAAGAAAGAAAGGTTAGCACTCAAAAGAAATCATAATGAAAGATGTTAGAATAGattcacaaaacaaaaattactagAAGAAAAGTGAGTGGTTCTTGTCTTTTAAAACTTTGAGCAAATGGGACACTAAGACCACTATTTTAACATCATAGCCAAGACTTTTAGCCACTGAAAAGTGAAGATAAAAACCCAAAACAATGAGCAAAACACGTTCCAAAACTGATTGCACAAAAATAGTGGTTTTAGCACTTCTTTTGAGGCCTTTTGCTTAAAAGCTTTTAGCACTTCTTTTTCCACTCTTTTATGGTGGAAAATAAGACCACCACACACTTGGAACATAGGTGATATATGGGTTTTAAAAGCCACAAAgacaaaaaacacaaaatagaaGAGAATCCTACTAGAATCAAAATGGAGTTGAAAACTAGAAACATCaatagagaatttttttttatgagctTGCCAATGATCTAATGGCAAGTATGAACCCAAAACATCAAAGATAAGACCTTCAAATGGTTACAAATGGTGCAGTTTTGCAaactaagttatatatatatatatatatatatatatatatatatatatatatatatatatatatatatatatatatatatatatattttgatgatttttcaaaGTTACTAGAGAAAACTGACAAGAAAAGAACTACACATGGAtggattaaaaacttaaaatgacTCAATCAATGAAATGCAccaaatataaatcaataaaagaccCCACAAAACAGTAAGGAATGactcaaaaaagaaaaaacacaaaacactAGCCAAAACTAACAAAACATAACTTGAAAAACACTAATGACAACATTCTgacaactttgacctttgctgagtGTTTTACTCATAAATTTCTCTCCAGAACTCCAAATGAAGTGattcttttttgtttgaaacTAAACTCAAAGGGATTTCATTTGAGTATTTTTACGTATTTTTTGGACAACTGGAGTAGATGCACTTTAAGTTTGAAAATCGTCAAAGTTTACTggcagaaaaaaaatgatagatgaaaaaaaacacaataacaAGAGTAAGGAAAGCATTAAACAAAAAGGAAATAAGAAAGTTAGAAACTTAGCTCTTTGAAGAACCAAGGCTCTTGATACTAAATGATGGCAATGCTCTAGCTAGGACAAGCCAAATCTAGAAGCAAATCAAGTCATAAGTTCATGGATGAAGATTGTAGAATTTGGTGGTGGTGAAAGGTGTTGATAGCTCATGGTTTTGGTGAGTTGTACGGTGATGAAAGATGTGTTTAAGGGTTCTCTAAGAGAGGTTGGACCAACTCTtggaggaaggtggctagaggaggtcACTTGGGTTGCTCTAGCCTAGGGTGACCTTAAAAGAGTAGTATGACACAAAAATGACAACATAACTttactctaaatcaaaggtgattacatgatggagagcacctctatttataggctaaggtgtCTCAAAAATGGGTTGAAACTTTAACCTAATTAAAAGAGCAACTTTAGTTGGCTTGGAGAGAAAggagaaatcctctccaataAGAGAGAGACAAGTGGCcaaaatcctctcaaatgagaGATTGACATGTGACCACTACATATGGAAAaactctccattcctagagtgacacatggccactaaCTAGGAGGAAAACTCTCCAATGGGAAGTTTCCTCATCTCTAGGACGAAATCTTGATCCCTTGTCCTCCAAGCTTAGCCAAAATGTTGACCCCTTGGTCAACACACCCTCTTTGGACACCCAAGCATAGTCAACTTTGGGCCTTGtccctttgttgacttgtttGGTCAAAATCTTATTCTACTTAGCCTAAAATACAAGGTCCAATTGAAATCCTACACTACTAGGCCCATAATacaaaatccaaataaaatctagatTACTTGACCCAaaatacaaagcccaaataaaatataaattacttggcccaaaattattcttattctaATAAATCTTCATGATGACTTAAGATGACCAAGAGAAAGAATTTTGGTCTATCTTCCATAAATGTCTCAAACACTTCATGAATGTGCTAGGTTATGTCAAGGGTATGCCATTACTTCACATTCAAcctttctcacttttattcATTACACtacaacaaataaaagaaaatattgtccAATAAggtcaaattttataaaagaaaattaaacacgTATTCAAAATTGTATTACCGTTGCAGATCTCTGTAGCCGTAAAACAACTATGAAGAAGATCGTAATATTAAGTTCCAACTTTACAGTAAATATTAAACTAATCTAGATCGAATTAATAGAATTATTATAAGCTGCAAAAGTCTGCCTCTAAGATTTGAATACCACTACATTATTCTACGTGCGAAGAGTATAATTCTAGGATTTATGGCAGCTGGTAATGGGCAACACCTCCCTTTTaatcaatacttttaaatttattaatctaaATTCATTTATCATTcctaaacattttaaaattctgttaaaaaattatattttttatttccatctaaaaattaattagaatgtCCGTTCAATCACACAAACTGTCATTTACAATACGATAAAACGTTACCACTTTTTTTGTTTACACAAATATTTTGGCTTTTCTTTACCTACTGCAAAGCATCCATATTCAAGTTCTCGTTTAtgctatttttctctcattaaACAGTATAATTAACTGcatgaaaaatagttttaaaaccAGAAAATGACAAAAGGAACTACGTGCCTATAGTCCTAAATGAATAcgttaattatataattactttaaaaattatatctaaaataGCTTTCAcgaaaatcaaattattttgcCTATATTCATAAAAGTGTAGAATACTGCGCATAAAACAACTCTAAAAATGAAATGCAATACCAATCTCAACGAAAAATTCGATTACGggagaaacaagaaaaatgacGAAGCTTCCCTGAGACGCAATTGTATATTTTCGTACACAACAAACACTCATTATTCAATCCGTTGCAGCGAAAACTACAATgaacaaaaaattaacaattaacaGTTTAAAACCTAACGAGCACCGTTTCCACGAACGGTGGCAGGGCCACATATAACGAACAATTTTGATTTTTAGTGGTACACTGCGTCTGAAAACCGCAGCAAACACCGTAACGGAAACCTTTTAAAATCATCGTTGGCGGGCCCACAAAAGATTGGAGAAGTCAAAACCCAGAACTCAATCATTTCAAGTCTACCCTACCTTTGTATCGTGCCTTCTCGGAGAGTAAAGTCTACGACTCCATCAAAAGCCATATCCTTAACACATTGTCACCTTCCAAACATTAAAAAAGTGTTCAACAGTCGTATGTTATGTAATTTGTtatcaaacataaagaaaaaccCATTACTATATTCTCAAATCCTCATCTtagaatgaataaaaaaactCAGGCTGCAATCACTAACACGTACTGTGGCTATTAATTAGGTTTTCTCATGCGATAAACATTCCTCACTTGCTTTTGCAGCAAAATCCACCTGCACTCACTCACCTTTATGATCATCACCGATGGGCATCCACATGGAATGCCCTGCACCTCCACCTGCACCGCGGATCATGAATCTGTATCATGATCCTGCACGTTTTTGCCTTCTTATCCTCCTTCTCGTGCCGCCGGTCACGGCACAGTTTCAAAACTCGCCTCCGTCACCGTCGCAGTTGGATCCTTTCACGAGACTAAGGTTCGACAAGACCATGGCTGCGGTTCTCGTGATCCTCGTCGTCGTCTTCTTCGCTTTGGGATTCGTGTCCATCTACACGCGCCAATGCGCCGAGCGCCGGATCAGGGGGAGGCTCGACCTGGCCGTGGCGATCGCCGGCGGGATGGAGCGGCGGCAGCATCATGGGCTCGACCGGGCGACCGTGGACACGTTCCCGACGTTCGTGTACTCAGAGGTTAAAGCCCTGAAGATCGGGAAGGCCACGCTGGAATGCGCTGTGTGCCTCAACGAGTTTCGCGACGACGAAACGTTGCGTTTGATCCCCAAATGCTGCCACGTGTTCCATCCCGATTGCATCGATGCATGGTTGGTGAATCACTCCACTTGTCCCGTTTGCCGCGCCAACCTCTCGCCGAAACCCGAGGACGCGCTTCCTCCCGTTGAGATTCACATTCCGGATTCGGCCCGGCCCAACGGGCCAAACGCAGAGCCCGATTATGATCCCAATTACATCAATCCTGTCCGTGAAGGTGAAGGTGAAGGTGAACGAAACAGAATAGTTACGGAACCTCTTAGTTTAGATGATCCGAACCGAGTCGGTCCCGTTAGGTCTAGATCGACGGGTTTTGGAGTTTCAAGGCTGTTTCCGCGCTCCCATTCAACGGGTCATTCTCTGGTTCGACCGGGAGAGGACTGTGAGCGGTTCACACTGCGGTTGCCAGAGGATGTGAGGAACCAGTTAATGAGTTCTGGGACGCTGAACCGGACCAAGAGTTGTGGGGTGACGTGGGAGCGGCAGAGTAGTGGAAGGAGGGGTTACAGAACGAGGAGTGTGGGGAGAAGCTATCTGCGATACGAGCGGTTCGGTGGGGATGGGCGGTTGGACCGGTGGGGGTTTATGTGGACCCCACCGTTTTGGGGCAGAACCGGTTCGGGGAGATCAGCAAAGTCAACAAAGATGAAGGATGAAGTGGACGTGggagaacgttcctctgacCTTTTATTTACCAGAGATTGAGGATGAGATTCGAGAGACATTTGGTGTGCATACAAATCACCTCTAATttcttattatcattttatatatacatagatTTCGTGTTCATAGTATTCCATTTCAACTTTTTAGATTTGGATTTATATCATTTGTAAGTTCGTTCAAAACAGAGACATATTTcctgaaaaagaaaggaaaagacaatgtaaaattcaattatacttctaaatttttaaaccctttaaaaattattaatttttgtgaagtgatttatttattgtatccaataaatatgttaaagaattattaatttttgtgaaGTAATTTATTTCTTGGATCCAATATGTTAAAGAATCTGGTTTAATAACTTTCATTCAATATTATTGGCAAATTTGTTGATTTGGTTATcttatattaacatataaatgaTCAAATCTCGgaagtttaattatatatatcgataaaataaatttttacaatgTATATTTCggaatattaattataaagttttattatcttttattttgtattaaattttataaggttaaGAAACTCTATAAATATACAATGTATTTTCTTAGGGAGTATAATCATAACTCATACTCACTATTATGCTCACATAAATTCTAGAGTTCTCTTATTTGAGCGTGAGAAAATTTTTTGCTAGCATATCTCTCTAACTTGAATAATGAGAAATTTGGTTTTGGTCATAGTTATCAAATTTACAAGttaaagtataatatatattgtaactaattaaaagaataataatataagaaaaatattttaaaataaaatataaaaataatatttcattcaaaaaatataaaaagttatttacataatgaaataataataaagtattatattatttattaataattttaattttttattttagaattttatgaGTCGAGTTTACTAGGCTCTTACGAGTTTACGACTTTCGAGTTTGACAATCTTAATTCCAACTATCAGGAACATTCGAGCAACCACTTGGATCTTACGAATTATCTAAAGGTCTACACTTTCATAAGAACATTTGGTGCTCATCGTGGAATCCAAATACAACTTTATCCTATTTCCacatttaatattatcattacCATGTTTAAAGATAATTCTTTAACAACCATATTACTCATGTTACCATGagtatttatgattaaaattttacaatgtCTTTAAAAAGGCATTATCTTGACATTGCCTCTCTTCTACATTAGCATTTTACAATGATATATCAGTCTATTGAATATTTAtgggaaacattttttttctcctttactTTGATTACACTTGCATGAAAAAATCCACAAGCAGCAAGACACAGTATCATATTTTCCAATCCTATGTTCTAAATTTATTGCTTGAATATTCATCTAGAGATATATGTGTTTAGGCATAATTATTTGTTGTGGTATTAATTTGATTCTTGATGAATTTGCCCTAATCCATCAAATTACTATTGCTTCAATACTATATTTCTTCATCCACTCAACAATGCTATATTTTTCCATCCATCATTCAATTTCAAGTGGATTGTAGCCACAATTGGCATAAACTAGCAATAAACCAACCCTCTAACACCACAACCAAACTCAACCAACATTGTCCTTGATCATGTAGTAGTATACCATTGTaacaaaccataaaaaaatatatgattaggTTTTGAGTTAAACATCATTTCCTATTCAACCTTTTAGTCTctctttgtttttgttcttagaTTGTTGGTACCAATGCATAAAACACTCATAAAACATTGGGAATGTCAATTTGATTATAGTAACTAATATTAGGTTAAACTAAAATGAGTGGTTATTCAGCATATTTTATGAGTAGttatattttgatgttttaggAGAGCAAAAGTCAAGAATTTAGTGTGTTATGTTATAGATGttaatgtttattatattattgtgttTTATAATAATTGGAGACATTATGAATTGGAGATCAAAATTCAAATGTAAGTATTATAAATTGTAGTGCTTTGTTGATATGTGATACACAAGAGAAGTAAATCAAATTATTCACAAAAGAGTGCTTTGCTAACAAAGTGGTATCAAAGCTAGTTAGCTTAAGTGTCTGAGTAGAAAAACGAGTTAAAGATGTTCAGTCTTACAAATATTGTGCCCTTACCCAAGTTGATAAAGGCATTCAATTATGACAATTGAAGTCTCAAGACGAAACGTAGAGGTGTTACCCACTATCCAAGTGGTGGAGAAAATTCTGAGGTCGTTAACCGATGACTTCTAGAATATGGTGTATGTGATTGAGGAGTTCAAGGACTATCAATGCTCATGGTTGAAGAGCTCACCGGGTCCTTTGAGGCACACGAGCAGGTGGGTTCACTTGAACATTTACTCAAATCAAAAGGAAACATTAAAGAGATTACACATTACACTTAGAGTACTCGAAGTAGAGGAAGAGGCTAGAGAGGTAAAGGATATGGTCACGATGGTCGAAGCTGAGgaagataaaaagaagagagaagtcAACCTGGCCAACAACATTAGCACGAATGAGGAGGTCAATGGAAATGAGGTCGATGAAGCACCTCAAACATTGAGTGTTTAAAATGTGTCAAACACGAGCACTATGTAAATGATTGTAAATCGAAAAGATGTTACAATTGTGGTAAGGTCGATTACTTCATAAAAGAATGTCGATCTCAAAATAGGAGGGACGAGCCGACCAACTTTCTTATAGAGAAAGTCCAAGAGAATAAGGCCGACGTGTTGATGATGTCACAAAGCTTGGGGATCGATTTGAAATTGATTAGTAtctaagaaaaaaacaattgaGTTGTTAAACTCGGTAGTATAACCGAGCCATTCAATCAATTCGGTGTGGTACCTTGACACAAGAGTGAGTAGCTATATATGCAAAGACAAGAAATTTCTCAAAAACCTTGCTAAAGTTGATGTCAGACATTTGTGTTTTGGAGATGATTCAAAGGTTGTAGTAAAAGGCATAAGAACAATTTGGTACTCACGGAAGGATGAACAAGTTGGGGAGACTCAAGATGTGTACTCTGTACCCGATCTCAAAAGCAATAATCTTTGCATGGGACAATTGATGGAGAAAGGGTCACTCGGCTTCAATGAAAGAACAAGTATTATAGTTGAAGGAAAAACTCGAACATTTGATTTCCCAAGTATAAATGACACAAAATTGGATGTACAAATCATATTTGAAGATTGTTCAAGAGAGATGTTTCAAAGTTAATGTGGAAGATGAAATACTAATGTGACATTTTTTGTTCGGTCACCTACATTTTGGTAGATTGATCGAGTATGTGAGGAAAGGCATGGTTCATGGATTTTCGACCATTGAGTTCGATGGAAAGTTTTGTGAAGAATGCGTACTCGAAAAACAATCGAGGACATCATTTCTGTGAAGCGCCTATAACCGACCAAGGGAGAAATTCGATTTGATACATACTGACATGTGTGGACTAATTACCTTGGATCATCCAGTGGTAATGAAACGATCATGTCTAGGAAAGAGTACAATCTTTTCTGCATTTGAATCCTCAAGGGACACAACAAAACTAAATCAGAGAAGAATGCAAAATAAAACAGAGATGGAGACGTCACAATCTAGCAGATTGATAAGTCAAGTGAAGAttcgccacaaagatgttaatctttgataagaataaGAGTTCTAATTCAAGAACCAAGAGAATCCTCTCTCAAAAATGCAAATGCATATATTATGACTTAAAAGTGTCTACATTATTCTTTTGGTACCTCTATATATAGGCACATAAGTTTAATAAAACCTAgaaaccttaaaataaaacccaaagcccaaaacacataaaattatAGATGCAGACTTTTTTCTTAGAGAGGCCCGCTCGTCCAACAAATTTAacattctataaaattaaactaaaactgaaaattatttaatttcctaaattgttcttcaattGTGCTTATGATCTTCATGTTATTTAAATTCTCTCCTTCACGGGACATTATAAGATTCAAGGAGACTTGTTTTGATATTGGACCTTGTCATAGATCATTTGAATTGCAAATGTTCTTCCTCAAGTTCTTCTCATATATGTTTCAGGAGATAATCCTCTATCATACCCTCCTTCTTGAAGAGAATTTGTCTTCAAATTCGT
This window of the Vigna angularis cultivar LongXiaoDou No.4 chromosome 7, ASM1680809v1, whole genome shotgun sequence genome carries:
- the LOC108337683 gene encoding RING-H2 finger protein ATL11, whose protein sequence is MGIHMECPAPPPAPRIMNLYHDPARFCLLILLLVPPVTAQFQNSPPSPSQLDPFTRLRFDKTMAAVLVILVVVFFALGFVSIYTRQCAERRIRGRLDLAVAIAGGMERRQHHGLDRATVDTFPTFVYSEVKALKIGKATLECAVCLNEFRDDETLRLIPKCCHVFHPDCIDAWLVNHSTCPVCRANLSPKPEDALPPVEIHIPDSARPNGPNAEPDYDPNYINPVREGEGEGERNRIVTEPLSLDDPNRVGPVRSRSTGFGVSRLFPRSHSTGHSLVRPGEDCERFTLRLPEDVRNQLMSSGTLNRTKSCGVTWERQSSGRRGYRTRSVGRSYLRYERFGGDGRLDRWGFMWTPPFWGRTGSGRSAKSTKMKDEVDVGERSSDLLFTRD